The Sorangiineae bacterium MSr11367 genome window below encodes:
- a CDS encoding immunity 49 family protein, translating to MIERRHATALNATYEKTLRRLLERAETKPYALATLIADAVVRAGVLATVNESSPEIPKLIRVAAQSGTALFALARSAGHPLELPLGDTPKTVSGKPDDTQIHVARWLDTFWTATLGRDTPSIVRLLETSTDDLRRSPTKGDEFQYHLVDVLRAAAIDDQTAALEHLGLATRKTSAEAVRVVALDRVEEIEIPVLAALTRLLERDEAGFGAAIRMVLELHGRFWNEGERRDDLAGLVCVRAGALLVMAKERGIVPDVTSDFVPALLLDF from the coding sequence GTGATCGAACGTCGACACGCGACCGCCCTCAACGCGACCTACGAGAAAACTTTACGACGGCTCCTCGAGCGAGCCGAAACGAAGCCCTACGCGCTCGCAACGCTGATTGCGGATGCGGTGGTTCGCGCCGGTGTGCTGGCCACGGTGAACGAGAGCTCACCCGAGATTCCCAAGCTGATTCGCGTGGCCGCCCAATCGGGCACCGCCCTCTTTGCACTCGCGCGCAGCGCCGGTCATCCCCTCGAGCTACCTCTCGGCGACACACCCAAGACGGTGAGCGGCAAGCCGGATGACACGCAGATCCACGTCGCGCGCTGGCTCGACACCTTTTGGACGGCGACGCTAGGCCGCGACACGCCCTCCATCGTGCGCCTCCTCGAGACATCGACGGACGATCTTCGCCGCTCGCCCACCAAGGGTGACGAGTTCCAATATCACCTGGTCGATGTCCTTCGCGCAGCGGCCATCGACGACCAGACGGCCGCACTCGAGCACTTGGGCCTTGCCACGCGCAAGACCAGTGCGGAAGCCGTCCGCGTGGTCGCACTCGACCGGGTCGAGGAAATCGAGATTCCCGTTCTGGCCGCGCTCACCCGCCTCCTCGAACGCGACGAAGCGGGCTTCGGCGCCGCCATCCGCATGGTGCTCGAACTCCATGGTCGCTTCTGGAACGAGGGCGAACGCCGCGACGATCTCGCCGGCCTCGTTTGCGTTCGCGCCGGCGCATTGCTCGTGATGGCCAAAGAGCGCGGGATCGTGCCCGACGTCACCTCGGACTTCGTCCCCGCGCTCCTTCTGGATTTTTAG
- the acs gene encoding acetate--CoA ligase, with translation MTDGIESRLKEERKFVPSAEFSAHARVQSHAEYASLYTQSIESPEEFWRDQTCDLVFRTRPTSFLEWNLPKAKFFGGATLNITESCLDRHLKTAARTRAAIVWEGEPGDTRTLTYFELHRETVRLATQLASLGVRAGDRVAIYMGMVPETAVAMLACARLGATHSVIFGGFSSDALRDRINDCGAKLLLTQDGAWRRGSVVPLKQMADVAVAQTPTIEKVVVLRRIGGEKAPVTMKEGRDIWWDDLVAREAAPEHRAIAENPAAFDAEHPLFVLYTSGSTGKPKGVLHTTAGYLAGAHVTSKYVFDLREGDLYWCTADVGWVTGHSYLVYGPLSCGASCLMYEGAPNFPDPGRFWQIIERHGVTILYTAPTAIRAFIRWGDDWPNKANLSSLRLLGSVGEPINPEAWTWYHRVVGGGRCPIVDTWWQTETGSIMLTTLPGACFSKPGSTGLPFFGVDIAVVKDRGEPCGTNEGGKLVIKRPWPSMARTLYNDDERFVSAYWKQIEGVYFTGDGARKDEDGYFWVVGRIDDVLNVAGHRIGTAEIESALVSHPFVAEAAAVGKPDELKGQALVVFVTLKQGQTANAETKANLSKHIEKEIGKFARPDSIRFADALPKTRSGKIMRRLLKEVASGATEAKGDTSTLEDLSVLAKLRADED, from the coding sequence ATGACAGACGGGATCGAGTCACGCCTCAAAGAGGAACGCAAATTCGTTCCGAGCGCCGAATTCTCCGCGCACGCGCGCGTCCAGTCGCACGCGGAATACGCATCGCTTTACACGCAGTCGATCGAATCGCCGGAAGAATTCTGGCGCGACCAAACGTGTGATCTCGTATTCCGCACGCGGCCCACGTCGTTCTTGGAGTGGAACCTACCGAAGGCGAAGTTCTTCGGCGGCGCAACGCTCAACATCACCGAGAGCTGCCTCGATCGGCATTTGAAGACGGCGGCGCGCACGCGTGCGGCGATCGTCTGGGAAGGTGAGCCGGGCGATACGCGCACGCTCACGTATTTCGAACTTCACCGCGAGACGGTGCGCCTTGCCACGCAGCTCGCGAGCCTTGGCGTGCGCGCCGGCGATCGTGTCGCGATTTACATGGGCATGGTCCCCGAGACCGCGGTCGCCATGTTGGCGTGCGCGCGACTCGGCGCCACCCATTCCGTCATCTTTGGCGGCTTTAGCTCCGATGCTTTGCGCGACCGCATCAACGATTGCGGCGCCAAGCTTCTCCTGACGCAAGATGGTGCGTGGCGGCGAGGTTCCGTCGTCCCGTTGAAGCAAATGGCCGACGTCGCCGTGGCGCAGACGCCCACCATCGAGAAGGTCGTCGTCCTTCGCCGCATTGGAGGAGAGAAGGCGCCCGTCACGATGAAGGAAGGGCGCGACATCTGGTGGGACGATCTCGTGGCGCGCGAGGCTGCGCCGGAGCATCGCGCGATCGCGGAGAACCCCGCGGCGTTCGACGCCGAGCATCCGCTGTTCGTGCTCTACACGTCGGGCTCCACCGGCAAGCCCAAGGGCGTTCTGCACACCACCGCGGGCTACCTCGCGGGCGCGCACGTCACATCGAAGTACGTCTTCGATCTGCGCGAGGGCGATCTCTATTGGTGCACCGCGGACGTCGGCTGGGTCACGGGCCACAGCTACCTGGTCTACGGTCCCCTCTCGTGCGGCGCTTCATGCCTCATGTACGAGGGCGCGCCCAACTTTCCCGATCCGGGTCGCTTCTGGCAGATCATCGAGCGACACGGCGTCACCATCCTGTACACGGCGCCCACGGCCATCCGCGCGTTCATCCGCTGGGGTGACGACTGGCCGAACAAGGCGAACCTCTCGTCGCTGCGTCTTTTGGGCAGCGTCGGCGAGCCGATCAACCCCGAGGCGTGGACGTGGTACCACCGCGTCGTTGGCGGAGGCCGTTGCCCGATCGTCGACACATGGTGGCAGACCGAGACCGGCTCCATCATGCTCACCACGTTGCCGGGAGCGTGCTTCTCCAAGCCGGGAAGCACCGGACTTCCCTTCTTCGGCGTCGACATCGCCGTCGTGAAAGACCGCGGTGAGCCGTGCGGCACGAACGAGGGCGGAAAGCTCGTCATCAAGAGACCGTGGCCCTCCATGGCGCGCACGCTCTACAACGACGACGAGCGCTTCGTCTCCGCGTACTGGAAACAAATCGAGGGCGTCTACTTCACCGGCGACGGCGCCCGAAAAGACGAAGATGGATATTTCTGGGTCGTCGGTCGCATCGACGACGTGCTCAATGTCGCGGGCCATCGCATCGGAACCGCGGAAATCGAGAGTGCGCTCGTCAGCCATCCCTTCGTGGCCGAAGCGGCCGCGGTCGGAAAGCCGGATGAGCTCAAGGGACAGGCCCTGGTCGTGTTCGTGACCTTGAAGCAAGGTCAGACGGCCAACGCCGAAACCAAGGCGAACTTGAGCAAACACATCGAGAAAGAAATCGGGAAGTTTGCGCGTCCCGATTCGATCCGATTTGCCGATGCACTCCCCAAGACGCGCAGCGGCAAGATCATGCGGCGCCTTCTCAAAGAGGTTGCGTCGGGCGCCACCGAGGCCAAGGGCGATACGTCGACCTTGGAAGATCTCAGCGTTTTGGCAAAGCTGCGGGCCGACGAAGACTGA
- a CDS encoding Hsp20/alpha crystallin family protein, translating to MLTYENLFRFDRTLDDVMGATFGTATHRRSFSPSIDVFSDDERALFVVDVPGVKREDLDITVEGRVLTIKGSRKFNGPAQGKNAQVVLGRSYGSFSRAYTLPEDLDATNLTAELSDGVLSIRIPKLEAAKPRRIQVSVATNGLPSAPGAAREGGEGK from the coding sequence ATGTTGACCTACGAGAATCTGTTCCGTTTCGATCGCACCCTCGACGACGTGATGGGGGCAACCTTCGGCACCGCAACGCATCGCCGTTCGTTCTCGCCGAGCATCGACGTCTTTTCCGACGACGAGCGCGCACTCTTCGTCGTCGACGTCCCCGGCGTGAAACGCGAAGATCTGGACATTACCGTCGAAGGCCGCGTGCTCACCATCAAGGGCTCGCGCAAATTCAACGGGCCGGCGCAGGGCAAAAATGCGCAGGTCGTCCTCGGCCGAAGCTACGGCTCGTTCAGCCGCGCCTACACGTTGCCGGAGGATCTCGATGCTACGAATCTGACCGCGGAACTTTCCGACGGTGTGCTGAGCATTCGCATTCCGAAGCTCGAAGCGGCCAAGCCTCGCCGCATCCAGGTTTCCGTCGCGACGAACGGCCTCCCCTCAGCCCCGGGCGCCGCGCGTGAGGGTGGTGAGGGCAAGTAA
- a CDS encoding LemA family protein, which translates to MKRPALLLSRPRRLFLALALALFSTLAFFGTGCQKYDELIEKDQVAEQKWADIEAQLQRRADLVPNLVATVKASAAHETETLQKVSEARASATSIKLTTDDLSDPAKVAAFEKAQSELKGSLSRLLMVSEKYPDLKANAAFHDLQVQLEGTENRVLRAREEYNKAVREYNSELGKVGGQVVNKVTGKAFKPRVYFQAAPESQAVPKVSF; encoded by the coding sequence ATGAAACGACCCGCACTTCTTCTGTCTCGACCCCGGCGCCTATTTTTGGCCCTCGCGCTCGCGCTCTTCTCCACGCTCGCGTTCTTCGGAACCGGCTGCCAGAAGTACGACGAGCTGATCGAGAAGGATCAAGTCGCCGAACAGAAATGGGCAGATATCGAAGCTCAACTTCAACGCCGGGCCGACCTCGTCCCCAACCTCGTCGCCACGGTGAAGGCCTCTGCCGCGCACGAAACGGAGACGTTGCAGAAGGTGTCCGAGGCCCGCGCCTCGGCCACGAGCATCAAGCTCACCACGGACGATCTTTCCGATCCGGCAAAGGTCGCTGCCTTCGAAAAAGCGCAATCGGAGTTGAAGGGCTCCCTCTCGCGCCTGCTGATGGTTTCGGAGAAATACCCCGACCTGAAGGCCAACGCAGCCTTCCACGATTTGCAGGTTCAGCTCGAGGGCACGGAGAACCGGGTCCTGCGCGCGCGCGAGGAGTACAATAAGGCCGTGCGCGAGTACAACTCCGAGCTCGGGAAGGTCGGCGGCCAGGTCGTCAACAAGGTCACGGGCAAAGCATTCAAGCCGCGCGTCTACTTCCAGGCCGCCCCCGAATCGCAAGCGGTTCCCAAGGTGTCGTTCTAA
- a CDS encoding TPM domain-containing protein, translating to MLARFWLMLFAWIALIAIPRTTFAYEPPPLKGHVVDTAGKLTPEDISHFDKKLDAFRQRAGFGVVVFLTGSLEGENIDDFTYETFRAWKVGDKGLDNGVLLVIAPNERKVRIETGKGVGGELPDLKANDIIRKQISPRLRDEQFRQAVEAGTDGIIEALGGTSGDGPTKDRKVLRRSSGGSVWMFVPLLLPLGILVIILFAIARAKRRGFGPGRDRDDDDRWGGGGGGGFYGGGGFYGGGGGWGGGGGGWGGGDGGGSGYSGGGGESGGGGSSDSY from the coding sequence GTGCTCGCCCGTTTCTGGCTGATGCTCTTCGCGTGGATCGCCCTCATCGCGATCCCGCGAACCACGTTCGCGTACGAACCGCCACCGCTCAAGGGGCACGTGGTGGATACGGCGGGCAAGCTCACGCCGGAGGACATCTCCCATTTCGACAAGAAGCTCGACGCGTTTCGCCAGCGCGCGGGCTTCGGTGTGGTGGTGTTTCTCACCGGCTCGCTCGAAGGCGAGAACATCGACGACTTCACCTACGAGACCTTTCGCGCGTGGAAGGTCGGCGACAAGGGCCTCGACAACGGCGTACTCCTGGTGATCGCGCCGAACGAGCGCAAGGTTCGCATCGAAACCGGCAAGGGCGTGGGCGGCGAGCTTCCCGACCTGAAGGCGAACGACATCATCCGCAAGCAGATCTCACCGCGGCTCCGTGACGAGCAATTCCGTCAGGCGGTGGAGGCCGGCACCGACGGCATCATCGAGGCACTCGGCGGTACGAGTGGCGACGGCCCGACGAAGGATCGCAAGGTGCTCCGCCGTTCGTCGGGCGGGAGCGTATGGATGTTCGTGCCGTTGCTTCTCCCGCTCGGCATCCTGGTCATCATCCTTTTCGCCATTGCACGCGCCAAGCGGCGCGGCTTCGGGCCGGGGCGCGACCGCGACGACGACGACCGCTGGGGCGGTGGCGGTGGTGGCGGGTTCTACGGCGGAGGCGGCTTCTACGGTGGTGGGGGCGGCTGGGGCGGTGGCGGCGGAGGCTGGGGCGGCGGCGACGGCGGAGGAAGCGGATATTCTGGGGGTGGCGGCGAATCGGGCGGCGGTGGCTCGAGCGACAGCTATTGA
- a CDS encoding M57 family metalloprotease codes for MSILRNTVLFFGASLIACASAGCAADSDSNASEPETTGTTASISFDAWEKTVAREDETGNYIVNGDQVISGVDALRSFYEEYVQSGALIVHRAGGADAKWNNTQKLNITYCVSRTSFGSRYNTVVSAMNSATAAWEGVANVNFVHSSGQDGSCTASNNSVVFDVRQTSTTSYLARAFFPNDGRSARNVLISTSAFGNTAPYTLAGILRHELGHTLGFRHEHTRPESGTCFEDNNWRSLTTYDSASVMHYPQCNGTNNGDLVLTSRDRSGAAALYGAP; via the coding sequence ATGTCCATTCTTCGCAATACCGTTCTGTTTTTCGGCGCATCGCTGATTGCATGTGCCTCCGCCGGCTGCGCGGCGGATTCCGATTCCAATGCGTCGGAGCCCGAAACCACGGGAACCACCGCGTCGATCTCGTTCGATGCGTGGGAGAAGACCGTCGCTCGTGAAGACGAGACCGGGAACTACATCGTGAACGGCGACCAAGTCATCTCGGGCGTCGACGCACTGCGCTCCTTCTACGAGGAGTACGTCCAAAGTGGCGCCCTCATCGTGCACCGCGCCGGCGGCGCCGATGCGAAGTGGAACAACACCCAGAAACTCAACATCACGTACTGCGTGAGCCGCACCTCGTTCGGCAGCCGTTACAACACCGTGGTCAGCGCCATGAACAGCGCCACGGCCGCGTGGGAAGGCGTCGCCAACGTGAACTTCGTCCACAGCAGCGGCCAAGACGGCAGCTGCACGGCGAGCAACAACAGCGTCGTGTTCGACGTTCGCCAGACGTCGACCACGTCGTACCTGGCCCGCGCCTTCTTCCCCAACGATGGGCGTTCGGCCCGCAATGTCCTCATCAGCACGAGCGCGTTCGGAAACACCGCTCCGTATACGCTGGCGGGCATTCTGCGGCACGAACTGGGTCACACCCTGGGCTTCCGCCACGAGCACACGCGCCCTGAGTCGGGCACCTGCTTCGAGGACAACAACTGGCGCTCGCTCACGACGTACGACTCGGCCTCCGTCATGCACTACCCGCAGTGCAACGGCACCAACAACGGCGACCTCGTTCTCACGTCCCGCGATCGCTCCGGCGCCGCCGCCCTCTACGGCGCCCCGTAA
- a CDS encoding M57 family metalloprotease, with translation MRTKKLPAIARQTVLLGLFGASFMLFGAVGCAADSDRSESDDGTAAPLSFEDWSKTVHVDEEGVWIVNGDTPVESIEELRMFYEDYVVHDNSALIVHHPGTTDAKWNNTQKLNITYCVSKSSFGSRYNTVVSAMSAATGAWEAAANVNFVHKSGEDGNCTKSNGNVVFDVRQTTDQSFLARAFFPNQGRSSRNVLISTSAFGSIDPYTLAGILRHELGHTLGFRHEHTRPQSGTCFEDNQWRALTSYDPKSVMHYPQCNGTQTGDLKLTTKDKQGAASLYGAP, from the coding sequence ATGCGTACGAAGAAGCTTCCCGCCATCGCTCGCCAAACCGTTCTCTTGGGCCTTTTCGGGGCTTCGTTCATGCTCTTTGGGGCGGTCGGCTGCGCCGCCGATTCGGATCGGTCCGAGTCGGACGACGGCACGGCCGCACCGTTGTCGTTCGAGGACTGGTCGAAGACCGTCCACGTCGACGAGGAGGGCGTGTGGATCGTCAACGGCGATACGCCCGTCGAGAGCATCGAAGAGCTGCGCATGTTCTACGAGGATTACGTCGTCCACGACAACAGCGCGCTCATCGTGCACCACCCGGGTACCACGGATGCGAAGTGGAACAATACGCAGAAGTTGAACATCACCTACTGCGTGAGCAAGAGCTCCTTCGGGAGCCGCTACAACACGGTGGTGAGCGCAATGTCCGCGGCCACGGGCGCGTGGGAGGCGGCCGCCAACGTCAACTTCGTCCACAAGAGCGGCGAGGACGGCAACTGCACCAAGAGCAACGGCAACGTCGTATTCGACGTACGGCAGACGACCGATCAATCCTTCTTGGCGCGCGCGTTCTTCCCGAACCAAGGTCGCTCCTCGCGCAATGTTCTCATCAGCACCAGCGCGTTCGGAAGCATCGACCCGTATACGCTGGCAGGCATCTTGCGCCACGAGCTCGGTCACACGCTCGGCTTCCGCCACGAGCACACGCGTCCTCAGTCGGGCACGTGCTTCGAGGACAACCAGTGGCGCGCCCTCACGAGCTACGATCCGAAGTCCGTCATGCACTACCCGCAGTGCAATGGAACGCAAACGGGCGATCTGAAGCTGACGACGAAGGACAAGCAAGGCGCGGCGTCCCTCTACGGCGCACCGTAG
- a CDS encoding DUF4091 domain-containing protein has translation MKLAVGLVVCMAMAWPSTARAARVTVLDDGEKVARDAVHPLPASVWPSGIDLFALRDETVALQVVVDPDGEVLEHVRTTVEPFSPTFSGRVDVFEQRFVEIQRASYNERSPGSLAFTPKAAPAAGAYVGFFADALVPGDETRAGPTARGAAWVDIHVPPGAPPGVYTSVLRVRAGERTLMERSVSLRVADALLPYPGPAAITTFFDAATLTKRMGDRRAERSLRQVLHAHRVSAIHDVTTAGAIAGLEEDALSGKAYTEASGYAGPGIGVGEGILAIGAYGMLGEPDAAKAAEVGRIAARVRSVANATELFVYAVDEDCKSSRAARWMDLLRTVPEARGVRVGVTCSEDPRDQAADLVMMLAEGYEPKVAEKARTRGKRIWVYNGQRPFAGAMMLDVPATDLRANAWIAARYGVAHWFYWESTFWLDSNRGGRGGERGFDPFVVSETFHNADGDHANGDGILVYPGTQVAPGMHDDGKPTVYPSVRLKNLRRGAEDAGYIQLARAVDPVTTDAIVADLIAYALGDARAKPAWPERGSAWLAARKELLDVIERKHPPRKARDARWFGCTKCGMAGAPDDNVSFVPLLLLAGVGMARAIARRASSPRDAAPRD, from the coding sequence ATGAAGCTCGCCGTTGGCCTCGTGGTGTGCATGGCGATGGCCTGGCCATCGACGGCTCGAGCCGCGCGGGTCACGGTGCTCGACGATGGCGAGAAGGTCGCACGGGATGCGGTGCACCCTCTGCCCGCGAGCGTGTGGCCATCGGGGATCGATCTTTTCGCTCTGCGGGACGAGACGGTGGCGCTTCAAGTCGTCGTCGACCCCGACGGCGAGGTGCTGGAGCACGTGCGCACCACCGTGGAGCCGTTTTCGCCGACGTTTTCGGGGCGGGTGGACGTTTTCGAGCAGCGTTTCGTCGAGATTCAGCGGGCAAGTTACAACGAGAGATCCCCGGGCTCTCTGGCCTTCACGCCGAAGGCTGCGCCCGCGGCGGGCGCGTACGTGGGCTTTTTCGCCGACGCCCTGGTGCCCGGCGACGAGACGCGTGCGGGCCCCACGGCGCGGGGGGCGGCGTGGGTGGACATCCACGTGCCGCCGGGGGCGCCCCCCGGTGTGTACACGAGCGTCCTTCGCGTTCGCGCGGGGGAGCGCACCTTGATGGAGCGAAGCGTTTCGCTGCGGGTGGCCGACGCGCTGCTGCCGTATCCGGGGCCGGCGGCCATCACGACGTTTTTCGACGCCGCGACGCTGACGAAGCGAATGGGCGATCGCCGGGCGGAGCGGTCGCTTCGGCAGGTGCTGCACGCGCACCGGGTGAGCGCGATCCACGATGTGACGACGGCGGGCGCCATCGCCGGCTTGGAAGAGGACGCGCTCTCGGGCAAGGCCTACACCGAGGCATCGGGCTACGCGGGGCCTGGCATCGGGGTGGGCGAGGGGATCCTGGCCATCGGCGCCTACGGGATGCTCGGCGAGCCCGATGCCGCGAAGGCGGCGGAGGTCGGCCGCATCGCGGCGCGTGTTCGCAGTGTGGCGAATGCGACGGAGCTTTTCGTCTACGCCGTCGATGAGGATTGCAAGAGCTCCCGGGCCGCACGCTGGATGGATCTGCTCCGCACCGTTCCGGAAGCCCGCGGGGTACGCGTCGGGGTGACCTGCAGCGAGGATCCGCGCGATCAAGCCGCCGATCTCGTCATGATGCTGGCCGAAGGCTACGAGCCAAAGGTCGCCGAGAAGGCGCGCACCCGCGGCAAGCGCATCTGGGTCTACAACGGCCAGCGGCCTTTCGCGGGGGCGATGATGCTCGACGTGCCGGCCACGGATCTGCGCGCGAACGCGTGGATCGCCGCGCGCTATGGCGTCGCGCACTGGTTCTACTGGGAATCCACGTTCTGGCTGGATTCCAACCGCGGGGGGCGCGGCGGCGAACGGGGGTTCGATCCGTTCGTCGTCAGCGAAACGTTTCACAACGCCGACGGCGATCATGCCAACGGGGATGGAATTCTCGTATATCCCGGGACCCAGGTTGCTCCGGGGATGCACGACGATGGAAAGCCCACCGTGTACCCGTCGGTCCGATTGAAGAACCTACGCCGCGGGGCCGAAGACGCGGGCTACATCCAACTTGCGCGGGCGGTCGATCCGGTGACCACCGATGCCATCGTCGCGGACCTGATCGCGTACGCGCTGGGCGATGCCAGGGCCAAACCGGCATGGCCGGAGCGCGGGAGCGCATGGCTGGCGGCACGCAAGGAACTGCTCGATGTGATCGAGCGCAAGCATCCGCCGCGAAAAGCTCGTGATGCCCGCTGGTTCGGGTGCACGAAGTGCGGAATGGCTGGAGCGCCCGATGACAACGTTTCCTTCGTGCCGCTGCTGCTGCTTGCAGGGGTGGGCATGGCACGGGCCATCGCGCGCCGTGCCTCTTCACCGCGAGACGCGGCGCCCCGCGACTGA
- a CDS encoding pyridoxal-phosphate dependent enzyme — protein MELNPNYPTPVEHLPRLSRVQPACDLWVKREDVTHPAYGGNKVRKLERILADARARGLRRIVTVGAAGSHQVLATALFGREAGFEVEAVLLPQPRSDHAVENLRASLGLGVRPFPVGSYAAAPFAIVRRLWMPGEEPALYLPVGGSNRLGTLGYVDAAREIATQVRDGVMPEPDVAVVTLGSGGTAAGLAAGFAQEGMKTRVVGVAVAAPVWGVSLAARWLVLRCAARFDVRLQVERRYLGRGYGHRTAQGDHATMLAAASGLTLDPTYTAKAFAAALDRVAEGRHRHVLYVHTLSSAPLAPLLEGAPSEEELPPELVRLFQ, from the coding sequence ATGGAACTTAACCCGAATTACCCCACCCCCGTCGAGCACCTACCGCGCCTGAGTCGGGTTCAGCCGGCGTGTGACCTCTGGGTGAAACGCGAAGACGTTACGCACCCGGCCTACGGTGGCAACAAAGTTCGAAAGCTCGAGCGGATCCTCGCGGATGCGCGTGCCCGGGGGCTTCGGCGCATCGTGACGGTGGGCGCCGCCGGCAGCCACCAAGTGCTGGCCACTGCGCTTTTTGGCCGCGAGGCCGGTTTCGAGGTGGAGGCCGTGCTTCTGCCTCAGCCGCGTTCGGATCACGCGGTGGAAAACCTGCGCGCGTCGTTGGGGCTCGGCGTTCGGCCGTTTCCCGTCGGTTCGTACGCGGCCGCACCCTTTGCCATCGTGCGGAGGCTTTGGATGCCAGGGGAGGAGCCAGCGCTCTATTTGCCGGTGGGTGGGTCGAACCGCCTTGGGACCTTGGGGTACGTGGACGCTGCACGGGAGATCGCAACGCAGGTTCGGGATGGGGTGATGCCCGAGCCCGATGTGGCGGTGGTGACCCTGGGGTCGGGCGGTACGGCAGCGGGGTTGGCGGCCGGCTTTGCGCAAGAGGGAATGAAGACGCGCGTGGTGGGCGTGGCCGTTGCGGCGCCGGTGTGGGGCGTGTCGCTCGCGGCTCGCTGGCTCGTGCTTCGGTGTGCGGCGCGTTTCGATGTGCGGTTGCAGGTCGAGCGCCGCTACCTGGGGCGGGGTTACGGGCATCGGACTGCGCAAGGAGACCATGCCACCATGCTGGCCGCCGCCTCGGGGTTGACGCTGGATCCGACGTACACCGCGAAGGCGTTCGCGGCCGCGTTGGATCGCGTGGCCGAGGGGAGGCATCGGCACGTCCTCTACGTGCACACGCTGTCGAGCGCACCGCTCGCGCCGCTGCTCGAAGGGGCGCCTTCGGAGGAGGAACTGCCGCCCGAGCTGGTGCGGCTCTTTCAATGA
- a CDS encoding P-II family nitrogen regulator produces MKKIEAIIKPFKLDEVKDALSEVGVQGMTVTEVKGFGRTGGKKEVYRGSAYVVDFVPKVKIEVVVPDELVHDVIDAVEKSAKTGRIGDGKIFITPVEEAVRIRTGERGKEAI; encoded by the coding sequence GTGAAGAAGATTGAAGCCATCATCAAACCGTTCAAGCTCGACGAGGTCAAAGACGCGTTGAGCGAAGTCGGCGTGCAAGGGATGACGGTGACCGAAGTCAAGGGCTTCGGGCGCACCGGCGGCAAGAAAGAGGTCTATCGCGGTTCGGCCTACGTGGTCGACTTCGTCCCCAAGGTCAAAATCGAGGTCGTCGTTCCGGACGAGCTCGTACACGACGTGATCGACGCCGTCGAGAAATCCGCAAAGACGGGCCGGATCGGTGATGGAAAAATCTTCATCACGCCCGTCGAAGAAGCGGTGCGCATCCGCACCGGCGAACGCGGCAAGGAAGCCATCTAG